The Thermobispora bispora DSM 43833 genome window below encodes:
- a CDS encoding sensor histidine kinase, with translation MECLVAALIAATLVGVPAVLWRIFRHRRDLGGSPAERATFETLHTASLAAPALRSGLTKAGAEKASRHLRKLLGSPAIAITDSEELLVYDGAGEHHASEAFEHAAGTLKDGRTQVLTLNCHEPECPIRSAVVVPLTTEDRVVGTLAAYGDHASAALVRATEEVARWVDAQLELAELDRSRTMLMEAEVRALRAQISPHFIYNSLTTIASFVRTDPERARELLLDFADFTRYSFRRHGDFTTLAEELRSIDRYLTIERARFGDQLRVTLRIAPEVLPVAVPFLCLQPLVENALRHGLEPKAGVGRITIIAEDAGSECRITVEDDGVGMDPEQLRRILAGEHPSNSSGSGIGLANVDERLRQVYGDEYGLVVETGPDAGTKVTVRVPKYHPGVSAS, from the coding sequence GTGGAATGCCTCGTCGCCGCATTGATCGCCGCGACCCTCGTCGGGGTGCCCGCCGTTCTCTGGCGGATCTTCCGCCATCGCCGTGATCTCGGCGGAAGCCCGGCCGAGCGGGCGACCTTCGAGACCCTGCACACCGCGTCGCTGGCCGCTCCGGCGCTGCGGAGCGGGCTCACCAAAGCGGGCGCGGAGAAGGCCTCCCGGCACCTGCGCAAGCTGCTGGGCTCGCCGGCCATCGCGATCACCGACAGCGAGGAGCTCCTCGTCTACGACGGTGCCGGAGAGCACCACGCGAGCGAGGCCTTCGAGCACGCGGCCGGGACCCTGAAAGACGGCCGCACCCAGGTGCTCACCCTCAACTGCCACGAGCCGGAGTGCCCGATCAGATCCGCCGTGGTGGTCCCCCTCACCACCGAGGACCGGGTGGTCGGCACGCTCGCCGCATACGGCGACCACGCCTCGGCCGCCCTGGTGCGGGCCACCGAGGAGGTGGCCCGGTGGGTGGACGCGCAGCTCGAGCTCGCCGAGCTGGACCGATCCCGCACCATGCTGATGGAGGCGGAGGTGCGGGCCCTGCGGGCCCAGATCTCCCCGCACTTCATCTACAACTCGCTCACCACGATCGCGTCCTTCGTCCGCACCGACCCGGAGCGGGCCCGTGAGCTGCTGCTGGACTTCGCCGACTTCACCCGGTACTCGTTCCGGCGGCACGGCGACTTCACCACCCTCGCCGAGGAGCTCCGGTCGATCGACCGGTACCTCACGATCGAGCGGGCGCGGTTCGGCGACCAGCTCCGGGTGACCCTGCGCATCGCCCCGGAGGTGCTCCCGGTCGCGGTGCCGTTCCTGTGCCTGCAGCCGCTCGTGGAGAACGCGCTCCGGCACGGCCTGGAGCCGAAGGCGGGGGTCGGCCGGATCACGATCATCGCCGAGGACGCCGGGTCCGAGTGCCGGATCACCGTGGAGGACGACGGGGTCGGCATGGACCCCGAGCAGCTGCGCCGGATCCTCGCCGGCGAGCACCCCTCGAACTCGAGCGGGAGCGGGATCGGCCTCGCCAACGTGGACGAACGGCTCCGGCAGGTCTATGGAGACGAGTACGGCCTCGTGGTGGAGACCGGGCCCGACGCCGGCACCAAGGTCACCGTGCGGGTGCCCAAGTACCACCCGGGGGTCTCGGCGAGCTGA
- a CDS encoding HIT family protein yields MTAAEAGAAARPECLFCEIATGERPGHVVLADEVAVAFLDRRPVFKGHVLVVPRAHAETLGDLPADLVGPFFIRVQSVARAVELGTGAAGTFVAMNNRISQSVPHLHVHVVPRNRKDGLRGFFWPRTKYADKEEMSAYAARIREAMSR; encoded by the coding sequence TTGACGGCGGCGGAGGCCGGGGCGGCCGCCCGGCCGGAGTGCCTGTTCTGTGAGATCGCCACCGGGGAGCGGCCCGGGCATGTGGTGCTCGCCGACGAGGTGGCCGTGGCCTTCCTCGACCGGCGGCCGGTCTTCAAGGGCCACGTCCTGGTGGTCCCGCGCGCCCACGCCGAGACCCTGGGCGATCTCCCCGCCGATCTGGTGGGGCCCTTCTTCATCCGGGTGCAGTCGGTCGCCCGCGCGGTCGAGCTGGGCACCGGCGCGGCCGGCACGTTCGTGGCGATGAACAACCGGATCAGCCAGAGCGTGCCGCACCTCCACGTCCACGTCGTGCCGCGCAACCGCAAGGACGGGCTGCGCGGCTTCTTCTGGCCGCGCACGAAATATGCCGACAAGGAGGAAATGTCGGCGTATGCCGCCCGTATCCGGGAGGCGATGTCCCGGTAG
- a CDS encoding glycoside hydrolase family 48 protein, which produces MLSAIHSFPASAAVACDVTYTTNDWSTGSGQGGFTANITIKNLGDPLNGWTLTFTFPAGQQITQGWSAEWSQSGANVTARNMPWNGNLATGATADIGFNGTWTGSNPKPSDFAVNGVPCTGATPPSPSPSTEPPQSPSPSPSESPTVSPSPIPTTDNEYVQAFLDLYEKIHDPDNGYFSPEGVPYHAVETLLVEAPDHGHETTSEALSYYLWLEAVYGKVTGDWSKFNKAWEVLEKYGIPSNQDQPTNGFYDPNKPATYAAEHDDPSQYPSQLDSGVSVGADPIANELRSTYGTADIYGMHWLIDVDNVYGFGRCGDGTTKPNFINTFQRGPEESVWETVPHPSCETFQHGGPNGFLDLFTKDSQYAQQWRYTNAPDADARAVQVAYWALTWAKEQGRESQISASVAKAAKMGDYLRYAMYDKYFKQQGCTSPSCPPGSGKNSAAYLLSWYYAWGGALNSSAGWAWRIGSSHNHSGYQNPMAAWALSNVNELKPKSPTAATDWSTSLRRQLQFYKWLQSAEGAIAGGATNSWKGRYDNPPSNLPKFYGMAYDWQPVYHDPPSNQWFGFQAWTMERVAEYYYVTGDSDAKSILDKWVAWALSETTINSDGTFQFPSTLRWSGAPDADFNGQTQMPPDNQNLHVEVVDYTNDLGVAGAYAKTLMFYAAKANHSQAKATAKAILDGILKNHQDAKGVSVPETREDYERFDDPVYVPSGWTGRMPNGDVINSNSTFISIRSFYRNDPDWPKVQAYLNGGSAPTFRYHRFWAQVDVATALAQYGVLFPQG; this is translated from the coding sequence ATGCTGAGCGCGATCCACTCCTTCCCCGCGTCCGCCGCCGTGGCCTGCGACGTCACCTACACCACCAACGACTGGTCCACCGGGTCCGGGCAAGGCGGCTTCACGGCCAACATCACCATCAAGAACCTCGGTGACCCGCTGAACGGCTGGACGCTCACCTTCACCTTCCCCGCCGGCCAGCAGATCACCCAGGGGTGGTCGGCCGAGTGGAGCCAGTCCGGCGCCAACGTCACCGCGCGGAACATGCCGTGGAACGGCAACCTCGCCACGGGCGCCACCGCGGACATCGGCTTCAACGGCACCTGGACCGGGAGCAACCCCAAGCCCAGCGACTTCGCGGTCAACGGGGTGCCCTGCACCGGCGCCACCCCGCCGTCGCCGTCGCCGTCGACGGAGCCGCCGCAGTCCCCGTCTCCGTCCCCGTCGGAGAGCCCCACCGTCTCGCCGAGCCCGATCCCGACCACCGACAACGAGTACGTCCAGGCCTTCCTCGACCTGTACGAGAAGATCCACGACCCGGACAACGGGTACTTCTCGCCGGAGGGCGTGCCGTACCACGCGGTGGAGACGCTGCTCGTCGAGGCGCCGGACCACGGGCACGAGACCACCTCGGAGGCGCTGAGCTACTACCTGTGGCTCGAGGCGGTCTACGGCAAGGTCACCGGCGACTGGTCGAAGTTCAACAAGGCCTGGGAGGTGCTGGAGAAGTACGGCATCCCCTCCAACCAGGACCAGCCGACGAACGGCTTTTACGACCCGAACAAGCCGGCCACGTACGCCGCCGAGCACGACGACCCCTCCCAGTACCCGAGCCAGCTCGACAGCGGGGTCAGCGTCGGCGCCGACCCGATCGCCAACGAGCTGCGGAGCACCTACGGCACCGCCGACATCTACGGCATGCACTGGCTGATCGACGTGGACAACGTCTACGGCTTCGGCCGGTGCGGCGACGGCACCACCAAGCCGAACTTCATCAACACCTTCCAGCGCGGGCCGGAGGAGTCGGTCTGGGAGACCGTCCCGCACCCGTCGTGTGAGACCTTCCAGCACGGCGGTCCCAACGGGTTCCTCGACCTGTTCACCAAGGACAGCCAGTACGCCCAGCAGTGGCGGTACACCAACGCGCCGGACGCCGACGCCCGCGCCGTCCAGGTCGCCTACTGGGCGCTGACCTGGGCGAAGGAGCAGGGCCGCGAGTCGCAGATCTCCGCATCCGTGGCCAAGGCCGCGAAGATGGGCGACTACCTGCGCTACGCGATGTACGACAAGTACTTCAAGCAGCAGGGGTGCACCAGCCCGTCCTGCCCGCCCGGCAGCGGTAAGAACAGCGCGGCCTACCTGCTCTCCTGGTACTACGCCTGGGGCGGCGCGCTCAACAGCTCGGCCGGCTGGGCCTGGCGGATCGGCTCCAGCCACAACCACTCGGGTTACCAGAACCCGATGGCCGCCTGGGCCCTGTCGAACGTCAACGAGCTCAAGCCGAAGAGCCCGACCGCGGCGACCGACTGGTCGACCAGCCTCCGCCGGCAGCTGCAGTTCTACAAGTGGCTGCAGTCGGCCGAAGGGGCGATCGCCGGTGGCGCGACCAACAGCTGGAAGGGCCGGTACGACAACCCGCCGTCGAACCTGCCGAAGTTCTACGGCATGGCCTACGACTGGCAGCCGGTCTACCACGACCCGCCGTCCAACCAGTGGTTCGGCTTCCAGGCCTGGACCATGGAGCGGGTCGCCGAGTACTACTACGTGACCGGCGACAGCGACGCCAAGTCGATCCTCGACAAGTGGGTGGCCTGGGCGCTGTCCGAGACCACGATCAACTCCGACGGCACCTTCCAGTTCCCGTCGACGCTGCGGTGGAGCGGCGCGCCGGACGCCGACTTCAACGGCCAGACCCAGATGCCGCCGGACAACCAGAACCTGCACGTCGAGGTCGTCGACTACACCAACGACCTCGGTGTCGCCGGCGCCTACGCCAAGACCCTGATGTTCTACGCGGCCAAGGCCAACCACAGCCAGGCCAAGGCCACGGCCAAGGCGATCCTCGACGGCATCCTCAAGAACCACCAGGACGCCAAGGGCGTCTCGGTCCCCGAGACCCGCGAGGACTACGAGCGCTTCGACGACCCGGTCTACGTCCCGTCCGGGTGGACCGGCCGGATGCCGAACGGCGACGTGATCAACAGTAACTCGACCTTCATCTCCATCCGGTCGTTCTACCGGAACGACCCGGACTGGCCCAAGGTCCAGGCCTACCTGAACGGCGGCTCCGCGCCGACCTTCAGGTACCACCGGTTCTGGGCCCAGGTCGACGTGGCCACCGCCCTGGCTCAGTACGGGGTCCTCTTCCCGCAGGGCTGA
- a CDS encoding phage holin family protein, translating to MTTNQTEEMSTGMLVRRLSENVSRLIRDELRLARLEIAEKGKRAGVGAGLLGGAGFVALLGAAAIVAGLIMLLALVLPAWASALIIGGALLVVAAVLGMLGKVQVTHAVPPTPEEAIRGMRTDVELMKEKARR from the coding sequence ATGACGACGAACCAGACGGAAGAGATGTCCACCGGCATGCTCGTCCGGCGGCTCTCCGAGAACGTCTCCCGCCTGATCCGGGACGAGCTGCGGCTGGCGCGGCTGGAGATCGCCGAGAAGGGCAAGCGGGCCGGGGTCGGCGCCGGGCTGCTCGGCGGCGCCGGGTTCGTGGCCCTGCTCGGCGCGGCCGCGATCGTGGCCGGCCTCATCATGCTGCTCGCGCTCGTGCTGCCCGCCTGGGCGAGCGCCCTGATCATCGGCGGCGCGCTGCTGGTGGTGGCCGCCGTGCTCGGCATGCTCGGGAAGGTGCAGGTGACCCACGCGGTGCCGCCGACCCCTGAGGAGGCGATCCGGGGCATGCGGACCGACGTGGAGCTGATGAAGGAGAAGGCGCGGCGATGA
- a CDS encoding LytR/AlgR family response regulator transcription factor: MTGLRVLAVDDEQPALEDLAYLLRADPRIGDVLTARDGAAALKLLDRAIAEKRPVDAVFLDIRMRGLDGVVLGRLLTRFSRPPKVVFVTAYEEHAVDAFELKAEDYLLKPVRPERLAEAVRRVCEGRAEPEPQVDTIPVELGGVTKFVASSEVRYVEAQGDYARLHTATGSHLVRIPLATLEQRWASAGFMRVHRSHLVSVKHIDEMHIDSGKCTVRVGGTEIPVSRRHTRELRDLLVRRARKGKRDS; this comes from the coding sequence GTGACCGGTCTGCGCGTCCTCGCGGTCGATGACGAGCAGCCCGCCCTGGAGGATCTCGCCTACCTGCTCCGGGCGGACCCCCGAATCGGGGACGTGCTCACCGCGCGTGACGGAGCGGCCGCGTTGAAGCTCCTGGACCGGGCGATCGCGGAGAAGAGACCCGTCGACGCGGTCTTCCTCGACATCCGCATGCGCGGTCTGGACGGGGTGGTGCTCGGCCGGCTGCTCACCCGCTTCTCCCGGCCGCCGAAGGTGGTGTTCGTGACGGCCTACGAGGAGCACGCGGTCGACGCTTTCGAGCTGAAGGCCGAGGACTACCTGCTCAAGCCGGTCCGGCCGGAGCGCCTCGCCGAGGCGGTCCGGCGGGTGTGCGAAGGCCGTGCCGAGCCCGAGCCCCAGGTCGACACGATCCCGGTCGAGCTGGGCGGGGTCACCAAGTTCGTGGCGAGCTCGGAGGTGAGGTACGTCGAGGCCCAGGGTGACTACGCCCGCCTGCACACCGCGACGGGCAGCCATCTCGTCCGCATCCCCCTCGCCACCCTCGAGCAGCGGTGGGCCTCCGCCGGGTTCATGCGGGTGCACCGCAGTCACCTGGTCTCGGTGAAGCACATCGACGAGATGCACATCGACTCCGGCAAGTGCACGGTGCGGGTGGGCGGCACGGAGATCCCGGTGAGCCGCCGTCACACCCGCGAGCTGCGCGACCTCCTGGTCCGGCGGGCGCGGAAAGGGAAGCGGGACAGCTGA
- a CDS encoding membrane protein, with protein sequence MNAKPRRVVVTSPRTSAARRPRYPLTREIDEQTKLGEIYMRSLIRTQLRLALFVCSLLGLVVGGLPLLFLLVPQISSVRLLGIPLPWAVLAVLIYPAFVAVGWFYVRQAERNERDFADLVERR encoded by the coding sequence GTGAACGCCAAGCCGCGCCGGGTGGTCGTCACCAGCCCACGGACGTCGGCGGCGCGCCGGCCGCGCTACCCGCTCACCCGCGAGATCGACGAGCAGACGAAGCTGGGCGAGATCTACATGCGCTCCTTGATCAGGACGCAGCTCCGCCTGGCGTTGTTCGTGTGCAGCCTGCTCGGCCTCGTGGTCGGCGGGCTGCCGCTGCTCTTCCTCCTCGTGCCCCAGATCTCCTCGGTGCGGCTGCTCGGCATCCCGCTCCCGTGGGCGGTGCTCGCCGTGCTGATCTACCCTGCCTTCGTCGCGGTCGGCTGGTTCTACGTACGGCAGGCCGAGCGGAACGAGCGGGACTTCGCCGACCTGGTGGAGCGGCGCTGA
- a CDS encoding DUF3618 domain-containing protein — MTEYEPVHVHPPIGVHREGPDTELTEPESRNAPVPISREDPVVGPPPRRLAVAELRRDIEQTREELGETLQALAAKADIKERVRRGLRQARSGTAQRIAGAARPVREAAAAVAREARGRPAALAVIGAGAVVAAAGALAALQGTLHAAPQGAGRRPATGRRRGR, encoded by the coding sequence ATGACCGAGTACGAGCCCGTGCACGTCCACCCGCCCATCGGGGTGCACCGGGAGGGCCCCGACACCGAGCTCACCGAGCCGGAGTCGCGGAACGCCCCCGTGCCGATCAGCAGGGAGGATCCGGTCGTGGGCCCGCCGCCCCGGCGGCTGGCCGTCGCCGAGCTGCGCCGGGACATCGAGCAGACCCGCGAAGAGCTCGGCGAGACGCTCCAGGCGCTCGCCGCCAAGGCGGACATCAAGGAGCGGGTGCGGCGCGGCCTGCGGCAGGCCCGGAGCGGTACGGCGCAGCGGATCGCCGGCGCCGCCCGGCCGGTCCGGGAGGCGGCGGCCGCGGTCGCGCGGGAAGCGCGCGGGAGGCCCGCGGCGCTCGCGGTCATCGGGGCCGGGGCCGTGGTGGCGGCGGCCGGGGCGCTGGCGGCGCTCCAGGGGACGCTGCACGCGGCACCGCAGGGGGCCGGCAGGCGCCCGGCCACGGGGCGCCGGCGCGGCCGTTGA